The bacterium genome contains the following window.
GTAATCCTGATTTGCCACCCCTAATGCTCAATGCTCATCTTGACACTGTAGGCACAGATGAAGTAATAACCCCAATTGTTGACAATGGTGTCGTAAGGAGTGATGGCACAACAATCCTTGGTGCAGATGACAAGTCTGGTGTTGCAATTATACTTGAAGTATTAAAAGTTTTAATTGAGCAAAATTTATCCCATCCTCCAATTGATGTAGTTTTCACTATTTCTGAAGAAATCGGGCTTCTTGGTGTAAAGAACCTTGACTTCTCAATTTTAGATGCAAAATATGGCTACTCATTGGATACCGAGGAAATATCCGTAATTACTACAGCTGCACCATCTTGTACCAAGCTTTTTGTCAAAATCTACGGTGTAGAGTCTCATGCCGGTGCAAGTCCAGAGCATGGTATATCTGCAATTGAAGTCGCTTCTCAATCAATATCAAGGATGAGGCTTGGTAAAATAGATGAAGAGACAACTGCAAACATTGGTAAGATAAAAGGTGGTACTGCTACAAATATTGTGCCTGGCTATACTGAAGTAGAAGGTGAGGTTCGTAGTCATTCTGATGATAAGCTTGAGTCTCAGACTAAGCATATGATTCAATGCTTCAAAGATGCAGTAAATAAGAGTGGTAAAGTAGTAGATGGCAATCCTATATTTGCGAGAGTAGAAGAAGAAATATCACATGAGTTTAAAAGGTTCTATATTCCGGCTGATGCTCCTGTAGTGCAAAAGGTAATTTCTGCCGGTAAGCGTATTGGGCTTGATATATATATACATAAAGGGGGAGGAGGCTCAGATGCGAATGTATTTAATGAGCATGGTATACCTACAGTTGTGCTTGGGACAGGTATGCAAAAAGTGCATACAAAAGATGAATTTATTAAGGTATCGGACCTTGTATTAGGGGCAAAACTACTTTTAGAAATACTAATATGCGAGTCCTAATCTTTATCTGCTCTAACTCCATTTCCGGGAACGCCTCTTTACCACAAGTTAGACAAAGAGAATAGAATAATTACTAAAGACTGGAGTAAATATGGTGATGTTGTCTTTCAGCCAAAGTTGATGTCACCAGAGATATTTTCTAAAGGCTGTAAATGGGCATGGAAAAAGCTCTATTCATACAACTCAATTTTTGGTAGATTAAGAGCCTTCAAGAGACATTGGTTCTTTCGTTTATTAGTGAATCTTAATTATAAAAAATGGGTTAATAGCTCTCTCTCCAGTTAAGGCTAATAGTTTCTCAAATAATGGGGATGGACTGCTAATTTTTATTGTGTTTTTTGATTGCTGGAATGAACGATAAAAATGGTAGTCCGTTACCTATTTCCTATTTAATAACAATAAATTTACCCTTTGTTTGCAGTTTGTTGTCAATAGATAGGTTATAAAAATATATCCCAGTAGGCAAGTTGTTAATATTCTGTTTTAATATGTATTTGCCCTTAAGTGGGTGATATCTTTCTATTCTACCAACTCTTGCACCTGCTAAATTATATACTGCAAAAGAGACATAGCCCGGTTTATCCAGCTTGTAAGAAATTTCAAAGTAGTC
Protein-coding sequences here:
- a CDS encoding M20/M25/M40 family metallo-hydrolase, yielding MIQEDRLLNEFLELVRIGSPSKKEGKISRLVAQKLKKLGAKVFFSTEGRSTFSGDEASKIAGSDGSNIVAKIYGNPDLPPLMLNAHLDTVGTDEVITPIVDNGVVRSDGTTILGADDKSGVAIILEVLKVLIEQNLSHPPIDVVFTISEEIGLLGVKNLDFSILDAKYGYSLDTEEISVITTAAPSCTKLFVKIYGVESHAGASPEHGISAIEVASQSISRMRLGKIDEETTANIGKIKGGTATNIVPGYTEVEGEVRSHSDDKLESQTKHMIQCFKDAVNKSGKVVDGNPIFARVEEEISHEFKRFYIPADAPVVQKVISAGKRIGLDIYIHKGGGGSDANVFNEHGIPTVVLGTGMQKVHTKDEFIKVSDLVLGAKLLLEILICES